In Rattus norvegicus strain BN/NHsdMcwi chromosome 1, GRCr8, whole genome shotgun sequence, a genomic segment contains:
- the Zfp773-ps1 gene encoding zinc finger protein 419-like isoform X1, protein MDPTAQQTQTAVAGQGAQAQGGVAFHDVAIYFLREEWRLLDDSQRRLYHHVMMEVFVLMSSSGLVPSGTDITQLESSGDRFIPALRFLTPRVEPAKIPCEQTLSTTERGLNVTMLPQQELSSAENHLQRAEHRLSVTKRNRSDISEKTLQSTDNTMDSRTLSGLLGHHATHSDGGQPRSTKKGKATHSEKRNYKCCSYCGKSFNCRSLLIRHRRIHTGEKPFKCSECEKSFIQKADLNQHLKVHTGEKPFRCSKCGKKFKHSRSLVGHQRLHTGEKPYKCNQCGESYVNRSSLIRHNLVHTGEKPYKCSECGKLFKEKSSLVYHARVHTGERPFECSQCKKSFKKNSHLVKHRKVHSRGKPFKCNVCGRFFTMRYILVKHQRFHTAEKHHECKECGKVFCYRTGLSRHRKVHAEKNIEDSEDEK, encoded by the exons ATGGACCCAACTGCCCAGCAGACTCAGACTGCAGTAGCTGGGCAGGGTGCCCAGGCACAG GGTGGTGTGGCCTTTCATGATGTGGCTATCTACTTCTTGAGGGAGGAATGGAGACTACTTGATGACTCTCAGAGGCGTCTGTACCACCACGTGATGATGGAGGTCTTTGTTCTCATGTCCTCATCAG GACTTGTACCTTCTGGGACTGACATCACTCAGCTGGAGTCTTCAGGAGATCGCTTCATCCCCGCCCTGAGATTTTTGACTCCAA GAGTGGAGCCTGCAAAGATACCTTGTGAGCAGACCCTTTCGACAACAGAAAGAGGGCTTAATGTGACCATGCTCCCACAGCAGGAGCTGAGCAGTGCTGAGAATCACTTACAGAGAGCAGAGCACAGACTTTCAGTTACGAAGAGAAACAGAAGTGACATATCAGAGAAGACTTTACAAAGCACAGACAATACAATGGACAGCCGCACTCTCTCAGGGCTTCTCGGGCATCATGCGACTCACAGTGATGGGGGGCAACCCAGGAGCACCAAGAAAGGAAAGGCCACTCACAGTGAGAAGAGGAATTACAAGTGCTGCTCCTACTGTGGCAAATCCTTCAACTGCAGGTCGCTGCTTATTCGACACCGGAGGatacacactggagaaaagcCTTTTAAGTGTAGCGAATGTGAGAAGTCCTTCATCCAGAAGGCTGACCTGAATCAACACTTGAAagttcacactggagaaaagCCCTTTAGATGCAGCAAATGTGGGAAAAAATTCAAACACAGCCGCTCCCTTGTTGGACATCAAAGacttcacactggagagaaaccttataaaTGCAACCAGTGTGGGGAATCGTACGTGAACAGGTCCAGCCTCATACGTCATAATCTGGTTCATACTGGAGAAAAGCCTTACAAATGCAGTGAGTGTGGAAAATTATTTAAGGAGAAATCCAGCCTCGTTTATCATGCCCGGGTGCACACTGGGGAAAGGCCTTTTGAGTGCAGTCAGTGTAagaagagttttaaaaaaaactcacacCTGGTGAAACACCGAAAGGTTCACAGCAGGGGAAAACCCTTTAAGTGTAATGTGTGTGGAAGATTCTTTACCATGAGGTACATCCTTGTCAAACATCAGAGATTTCACACTGCAGAAAAGCATCATGAGTGCAAGGAATGTGGGAAAGTGTTTTGCTACAGGACTGGACTTTCTAGACACCGCAAGGTTCACGCTGAAAAAAATATTGAGGACAGTGAAGATGAGAAATAG